Genomic segment of Clostridia bacterium:
CCGTAAAAGAGGACGAACTCGCCGCCTCGGTGGAATCGCTGGCGGGCGAGGGGTACGTCGCGGTCAAATACGCCGACAAGGACGAATACTGCTTGGGCGTAACGGCGCAGGGACGGGCCTTGGTGGTGGAAGTGCGCGATGAAAGAGAACGTCGCAAACAGGCGGCCGAGGAAGCCAAAAAGGCCGAAGCGGCGAGAAAAGAAGCCGAAAGAAAGGCCGCGGCCGAACGGAAACGCGCGGAAGAAGCGCGGCTGAAAGCCGAGAAAGAGAAGAAAGAGGCCGAGGAAAGGGCCGCAAGGGAAAAAGAAAAACTCGAACGCGAACTGCGCGAGGCGCGGCAAGCGTTGGAAGAGGAGCGTAAAGAAAAAGAGGCGACCGTCTTTGGCGAAAACGAGCAAAAGACGGCGGAACGCGAAGTGGCGGCAGACCGTACCGTGGCACTGCGTGCGCCCTCCGAGGCGAATCTCGCCGACCAAAAGGGACAAGCCCCCCAACAAACGGACAGTAGCGAAAAAGAGGGGGACGTAGTGCGGGAAAACCTGCCGACCGCGCAAAACACGGGCGTGAACAAGGAAGGGAAAACCGCACTTCTGGTGTGGCTGGCGGCGTTCTTCGGCGCGCTATTGGGCGGCGGAGTCGTGGGCCTCGTGATGTATATATTACATATCACGCTGAAGTGAGAGGCGCGAGATAGTTGCCGAGGGCAACGGCGAGATAGCCTTGCGGGACGCGATATGCCCGAGGGCGGGCAGAGGAGATAGGTATGCTCAGTAAGAAGGAAACGGTCATAATGCGCGAGATATACAAACGCACGACGAACAACAACGGGAAGTGCTTGGTGCGTCCCGTTGATTTGATGGCCGCCATTCCGTACAACGTGGAGTTGACGCTGGACGAGTTGCCGCCCATTCTGCAAAACCTTGCCTACGACGAATATTTTGATTTGGTGGAGACCGAGAAGAAGGGAGAATACTATTTTTGTATCACTTTGCTACATAAGGGATTTGCGTTTCAACGCGCGGAAGAACAGCGCATCCGCAACCGTAAAAACAGCATTATGGCCAAAATCGGCTTGACCTTGCTGGGCGTGGGGTTGGCGGCTTTGCTGCGCTGGTTGATCGGTTTGATCATCGAATCGGCCAAGCATTGAGTATGGAATATCGCGACTTCGTTTTGCATTCGGAGTATGCCCCGATGGGCGATCAACCGCAAGCCATCGAGGGGTTGGCGGAAGGACTGCGTAACGGCGAGCGTACGCAGGTGCTGTTGGGCGTAACGGGCAGCGGCAAGACCTTTACTATAGCGAACGTCATCGCCAAAGTCAACCGCCCCGCGTTGGTCATTGCGCACAACAAGACCTTGGCCGCGCAACTGTGCAACGAATTGAGAGAGTTTTTCCCCGAAAACCGCGTGGAGTTTTTCGTGTCCTATTACGATTACTATCAGCCCGAGGCCTACGTGCCGCAGACGGATACCTATATCGAAAAGGAACTGGATATCAACGACGAGATAGACAAACTGCGCCACTCGGCGACGGCCTCTTTGATGAGCCGTCACGACACCATCGTGGTGAGTTCGGTGAGCTGTATCTACGGCCTCGGCGCACCCGACGAATACTTCCGCAACACCGTCCACGTGCGGGTGGGGGATACCATCGAGCGGGACGACCTCATCGAAAAGTTGGTGGCCATCCAATACGTGCGGGCGGATATCGACTTCGAGCGCGGCACTTTCCGCGTGCGCGGGGATACCTTGGACGTATTCCCCGTGAGCCAAAGTAATACCGCCGTAAGGTTCTATTTCTTCGGAGACGAGGTGGAACGGATAGCCGAGATCAATACCACCACCAACGTGCCCGTGGCCGACCTGAAATTGGTGACCGTCTTCCCCGCCACGCATTACGTCATAGCGGGAAAAGAAGAACTCGACCGCATTATCACCGAGATATTGGCGGATATGGTGAAAGAAGAGAAGGCCTTTTTGGACGCGGGAAAGTATGTGGAAGCGCAACGCCTGCGGCAAAGAGTGACCTACGATATGGAGATGATACGCGAAATAGGGTACTGCTCGGGCATAGAGAATTACAGCCGCTATTTCGACGGGCGCGCCCCCGGAACGCCCCCTTATACCTTGCTCGATTTCTT
This window contains:
- the uvrB gene encoding excinuclease ABC subunit UvrB; the encoded protein is MEYRDFVLHSEYAPMGDQPQAIEGLAEGLRNGERTQVLLGVTGSGKTFTIANVIAKVNRPALVIAHNKTLAAQLCNELREFFPENRVEFFVSYYDYYQPEAYVPQTDTYIEKELDINDEIDKLRHSATASLMSRHDTIVVSSVSCIYGLGAPDEYFRNTVHVRVGDTIERDDLIEKLVAIQYVRADIDFERGTFRVRGDTLDVFPVSQSNTAVRFYFFGDEVERIAEINTTTNVPVADLKLVTVFPATHYVIAGKEELDRIITEILADMVKEEKAFLDAGKYVEAQRLRQRVTYDMEMIREIGYCSGIENYSRYFDGRAPGTPPYTLLDFFPDDFVVFVDESHMTIPQIRGMYNGDVARKKNLVDYGFRLKAAYDNRPLNFREFNDRWSQMICMSATPADYEMKEAGNVVEQLIRPTGLVDPPVVVRPVEGQVDDLMGAAREAIEKKGRVLVTTLTKRMAEDLTGYLKEHGFRVNYMHTDIKTLERIKLLTALRNGDFDILVGINLLREGLDLPEVNLVAILDADKEGFLRSDTALIQTIGRAARNAESKVIMYGDVVTDSMKRAIDETNRRREKQMAYNREHGITPKTIYKKVKDTIKITEAVKEEKGLSKKETLEEIEMLTGLMKVAATGLDFETAIELRDRIAKLKASL